In the Colletotrichum lupini chromosome 4, complete sequence genome, GTTGCTTGCGATAACTGCCGCCGGAGAAAGGCAAAGGTGAGTCAAACAATCACTGACGCAAACTTACCTCTCTCCCTTCacaagagagaaagagaggggGTTGGCAACCATGATCCGAGACTGAGAGATTCCACAGTGCGACGGCCATCGCCCAAAATGCCAACACTGCTCCAAAAGGGGCGTCGAGTGCCATTATGAGGCCAACCAGGGCGAGACCGTGAGTCTCGCGCTCAAGCGCAAGGCAAACGACCTCGAAAGTGAAAATGTCCAGTACAGGGAGCTTTTTCGCATGGTCTGCACCAAATCCGAGGACGAGGCAAAGGAGATTTTTCGCCGTATACGCCTGTCTGGTGACCCCCTCAGAGTCCTCGAATCCATCCGCCAAGCAGAAATTCTGCTCCCCTCTCTCCCCGTCAATGACCGCGTGAGCGATTCGCGTCTAGCAAAGCTCAACGAAAGGGCAATGGAAAACAGCCTCCTCCGCGTGCCGGCAAAACCCTGGACCACAGTCGCAGACGATGGTATAGTCTCCGAGTTAATTACCGACTTTTTCAGCTGGGACAATGCCAGTTGCTTTCCCGCCATTGAGCAGGACTTGTTCCTCGAGGACATGAGGTCCGGAAACATCAAGCGCGCCAAGTGGTGTTCCCCTATCTTGGTCAACGCAATGTGTGCAGTCCGTGCTGTAAGTCCTCCCTCTTCTGCACATTTTTCTCGGCACTTCCTACAATCTCAATAGAGCATATCGTGACTAACACTTCTCTGAAAGCCATTCGTCGCAACCGTCAAAGAATTTCATACCTACACAGGTCAAGATCTGGCGAGGCAATTCCGGGAAGAGGTTATGCAGCTGGTGGAAAAGAGCCATGGCCGGGCGTCAATCCCTACAATCCTTGCCCTTGTCCTCGTGGACTGGTCAGCGAGTATTGCAGGCGACGAGGCCAGCGCCAAAATGTACCGCTTCATGGCCTGGGAAAGGTACAAACGCTTCAAACCGGAGCGACGCTTCGCCCAGCTCAACAAAGACGATCCCAACGATGCGATTGAAATGCTCGTCATCTCGAAAGCTGTGTGGGCCATTTTCTTGATGGAGAGGTACGCACCCCCCTTCCACAACGAAACCACCCAACTGTCAGGATCCCCAATATCAAACTGACACTTTGCCTCGATAGCCGCGTATCGTATTTCTACAATTCAACCGCAGATATCCCACCTCCGTCAATACCCAAGCTTTTCGACAACTGCGGACGCGACACACTAGAGCCTCTGGGCAACGTCGACGTTCTCGGTCGACCCTATCTAGAATCTACAAACCTGATACCAATCATCCCTGGAATTGCAACGGTTGTATCCAATCTCGCCAGGCTACAGTATGATGTCATGTCGTACCTCACGTCTGGCAGTACCATCAAGGGAAGCATCGAAGATTTGAGGCGCAAGAAGCACTGGTATTGCAGATTGCAGGAGTTCAGGGAAGCGTTACCCAAACGCTTTCAAATAGAATACAACTTCACTCCTGCAACTTGCTTCTTGAGGCAAGTTTAACAATTCCGGTCGTCATTGGCGAGATAATGAAACAGGGAATCATGCTAACATCAATCAGGATGCATGAGAACGAGCTAGCCTATGCTGTCCTCCAGTCACTCAGCCCATCAACCATCTTCGACACTCCCTTCACCCCACACTCAACAACCGTGAAGTCCCTCTGTCTTCAGCACTGCATCTCCGACACAACCCTCGCAGAGTCATACCTACAAAGATACTGTACGCACTCGTACATCACCCGCGTCATGTTTGTGGCCATGCAACACCTCATGCCCTACCTCAACGAAGGCCACGCTGCCACAAATGACCTCTTCACCCGCCTCTGCATGATGGGCGGTATCTCGGCGCGCGTCGTCCGAATGTCAATGTACCTCCTTCAAGCGGTGCAGGCCATGGCCTGGGCAATGAAGCAGGACATTCCGGCCACCGCGAGGCCTTACCTCGATCCCTGGGTGAGGCTGGCAATCCAGGAGAGTGAGACAAAGGCACCGAGCTACGCTGTTCCGGACCGCGATGAGATCAAGGCCCTTCTGGCCGACGATGACCAGAGCGATGGAGGATCTGGCGAGAGCGGCGCCGAACTGTGGGCATTGGTGGAGAAGTGGGCTCTCAGCACTGGAAAGGGTCTCCCATGATTTGTTCATATATTGAACAGGGAGCCTGGCGTTTCGGAATAGTCTGCATGGCATGTGGTGCAAGCGTGTTTGGTCATGACTGGGAGTGAAGGATCTTTTTGAGCATTTACCATGCCTGTGGTGGTCATTAGCGGAACAGAGATTTAGGCTGCGCGAGCTGCCATTGTTGCTGCCAGATCATGACCAAAGGCTGATGCAACATCGTAACAGTGAACGCTCGAAGCCATCGAGGCTCACTCCACGCACAGAAGCTGGGCAAGTGCCCGCGGGCACCAAAGGATCGAGAAGACTTACCGTACCTCCATGGGACCATCATCGACATCTTTGAGTGGCCCGGTTGTTCCGAAGTCTTGGCTATCGAGAGTGCATCGAATTGCGCACCAATCAGGGCTAGCGATTCATTCGGCGAATTGTCAACGTTGTCTTAAGCATATGACTGGGGGTAAGGAGATTGATGTCACCTTCCCACTTCGTAGCGGCAACCCCCCTCCAGCTTCTCCAGATGAAGCAGATGTGGACACTTGAGTTAAGCTTGATAGATCCCACCGGAGTCCCGTCCGTACTTGCAGTACCGTTCGGTGCTGTTCCGAGTCCCTTGCGTTCGTCTGTACACATCGAGAATGCGAGTATGTCATGAAGAGCCTATTCCGCAAAGTCGCAGCACCTCGTATCCTTCAACTTCCACGAAAGCTCTAGCTTAGCTGCCTTTACCTGTTCTAGGCCTGTCTCCTTGATTCTAAGTTGTTAGCCACATCCCGTTCCATCCTCCCGTCCCCTCACTCTCCTTCACACGGGCTCTCTCGAGGCCACCAAACGCTTGCGAGTCCGGAGATATGCCTTCCGTCGATATTCGATGTGCACCTTGCTTGAACGGGGCTTTCGGTATATACATGTTATGATACGAGGAACGAAAAGATATGCACCTCTAGTGTCACATCCGTCAAGTCTCCGCAAACGCGCAACGACGATACTTCTTTCTACCCTTGCAATTGATCGGCCTTTTTCAACCAGGCAAGTTACGTCTCAAATCAAGTCCTTAAATGTAGAAAATCTCAAGCCATATAAGCTGACATCCGGCGCTGGTCCGACTCTCTCCCACGTTACTTGTCAGTACTTACGGCAATTACAGCTCCTCCGCAGGCTTCGCTCAGCCTATCATTAAAATGCCTTCTCTAGCCTCTGTCGTCGTCACTCTCCTCCAAGGCCTATGCGTTGCGGTCCAGGCCCAAACAACAATCACTTCCACCGGAAACCCCATCATCGCCGATGGAACCTACTACACAGCAGACCCAGCCCCCTTGGTCGTGAACAACACCATCTACATCCTCACCGGCCGAGACACCGCCCCCGCAAGCCAAAATGCCTTCATAATGAACGAGTGGGAGATGCTCAGCAGCACCGATCCGCGCCCCTCTGGAGCACAGTGGCAGCTACGCACCAATATTGCCCGCCCGGAATCCGTCTTCAAGTGGGCTGCGTCCGGAACTGCCTACGCCTCTCAAATCGTGCAGGGCCCGGACAAGAGATTTTACCTCTACGCCCCCGTCACGCAGGCCTCGACTTCGAACTCTGATCGGTTCGCTATCGGGGTTGCTGTCTCGGCCAACCCCTGGGGTCCTTTCACAGATGCTCACCCCAGTGGGCCTATCCTCTCGCAGTCCGTCCCATCGCCAGGGAACACCATTCAGAATATCGATCCGACAGTCCTCCTCGACGATACCGGGAGGGTCTATCTCTACTGGGGCACATTCGGTCAGCTCCGTGGCATCGAACTCGCGACAGATATGGTCACAACCATCGGACAAGCCATATCAGTTAACAGCTTAACGGGCTTCTTCGAGGCTCCATGGCTTCTTAAGCGTCAGGGAACGTACTACATGCTCTACGCCGCCAACAACGCCGGCCCAGATTCGCCATGCACCCCGACATCCTACCATGCCTGTATCGCCTACGGAACCGCCTCCTCGCCCTTAGGCCCGTGGACCTTCAGGGGCGTGATGCTAGACATCGTCTCTTCGACCACGTCACACCCGGGTGCATTTGAGTTGAACGGCCAGTGGTACCTAGTCTACCACACCCGAGATGCCACAGGAGGTGGCCACTTCCGCCGCAGCATAGCCCTAGACTCCATGACCTGGGACGACAACCAGTCACCCCCGCGTATCAACAAAGTCATCCAGACGCGTCGCGCTCAGCCCGCCGCGCCAGCAACCCGCAACATCGCGACCAAAGCCACAGCAAGCTCCGTAAACCGCACCCCGATTCAGTACTGGATCAAATCGATCAACGACGCATGGGTCCCCGGGAACCCCCTTCCGCCAGACTACTGGTGCTCCTACGACGGCGCCGCCTCCCCGCAGACCAACACGCTCGTGTTGACGTGGCCTTTGGCGGTGACGCTGAACGGGGCGAGGATGGTGCTTTTCGCTGATCAGCCTGCTGGGTCGAATATCGGGGTGCCGCCTCCTGCGAGCTGGCGGATCGAGTACTTGAACGGGAGCGGTGCGTGGATCGCGGTCACGGCGACGTCTGCGTATCCTACTGCTGTTACGGATAACCCTGCGATTGTCAACTTTAACCAGGTTTCGACCAAAAGTATTCGTGCGGTTTTGGTGGCTTCTGGTGGGAATGGACAGTTTGGTGGTGTTGGAGTCAAGGAGTTTGAGGCTCTTGCTCCTACTGCGCAGTGAATATCCAGAGAGCACGATATGAGAGGAACGTGCGTGCAGAGCATTGAGAGTCCCAGCCCTCGTTGAATATTACGTATCTTTCGATCAAGCTTCCGTAGGTCTTGAAGTTCTCCCAAGTCACCTCGCTCGTAAGTATCCAGTTTCAATGTTCCCGACGTGTCTCCTTACACACAAACATGTATCTCACTCCAAATTCCCCCCATCAAAGCTTCGCGCGAGCCTCAGGCTCCCCCAAAACCTCATGCTTGAACCGATACACAATATCACTAAACCTGCCCTCCGGAAAAACATAAAGCCACGTCATGGTCTCCCCGCCGTCGCAAAACACACCGTGCTCCGCGTCCCCGGGAATCCACACTAGCTGGTCCTTGGACACGGCGTGCCGGACGCCGTTGATCTCGACTTGTCCGCTACCGGAGAGCACGTAGTAGATCTCGGCCTGCTTGTGGCGGTGTAGCGCCAGGCTGCCGTTGGGCGGGCAGGTCGCTACGCCGGAGCTGAGGGAGTCGGTTACTGTGCCCGGGGCGGAGACGAGGGTGTGCCATGTTGCGTTGCCGCGGGACTGTTCGGGGAATGATTCTGGGGGATTTGTGGTGGAGGATTTGAGGTCTACTATGAGGGGCGATTCTGGAGCTTTTGATGCCATCTTTCTTTGCGTTTCCTTTGTTGTTACGGCACAGAAACTTAGAAAGTTGTCGTCTACAAGGCACACAGTTTCTACGGTGTTGTTGGTGATGAAGAATTGTGTTCGTGGGGGTTTATATCATTCGTCATCTACCCCTCCTATTCCGACTCCGGTGAGCTAAGAACAAGACGCCGTCTCATCCAATTTTTTACGTGACGATGGTGTCCGTTGTTCGTACTATATTGGTCGGCGATGTGGAGACCCACACCACCAGTCCGGCAAGAAATGCCTTGTTTGGCATGTCGAGCCTCGGGGTCTCAACTCTTTGTCCGGATAAGATAACTACAATCAACGACTTCCGTTGCACCGAATGCTTCATCGATTGGTGCTGATATGATAATATTTCCAGGTATGTTGCCTGTAGACAACGCGAGGGGCCTATGATGATACGCTCACCAATGAGTAGGCTTTCTGTCGGAAAGTATACTGATAATAGATGCGGGCGTAGCTAGAGGCTTTCTGTATCGGTATCGTGAATGATACCAAAATAATTCCACTCTATCAGCATCAGCACCAAGGCTTCTGATAGAAATAACCTGGCTTTAGGCCCACAGATTGATGACACCGAACAACCAGTGCCTCATCCGAATAGTTTCGCAGCATTGCTCCTTCTCACAGCTTCGACCTTGCTGGTGTCGTTGAAAGCCTCCTCAATATCTTGATCAAACTTGACTCTCCCAGCCTCAGCCATGGCCCAAGGCGTGAAAGGCGTATCCGTCCCCCACAACAGCTTCTCATAGCTCACCCACCGAAGCAGAGGAGAAATCGCCCAGGTAACCGGCCAAGGTCCAGCAAGGTCAAAGTAAAAGTTTTCTGCCAATGTAGCTTTCATAAACGACTCCGTGAGATTGACATCCGGCGTGCTATAACTGACAATCCGATCCAGAGTAGGAACAAGACCGCCGCCGGCATGAGGCATAATCCACTTGATGCGAGGGAACCGTGTCGGAATCTTGGAGTAGAATAAGTCTGCAAATGTGCGTGCTGTGTCAAAGGGGAAGTCGATTGTCGGCGCTCGCCCTTGCCGTCCTGCCACCGGCCTGTTCAGGGTAAGCCATTCCGGCGGTGCGATACCGGGGTCTTCTCCGTCGATTGAGAATCTCAAATGGTTGTGCTCGGTACAAGGTGTGGTAGGATGCTCAAAGATTGTGGCGTTCACCTCGTTCAGTGCCTTGTACACTGGATCGAGGTCCGGGTCGCCGAGGTACATCCCGTAAAAGTTGGACATGAGCACGATGCCGTCAGGTTTCGGGTCGAGTTGGGTGAAGCAGTATTTGATTTCTTCGACGGACGCGCTCACATCTGGGAGGGGAAGGGATGCAAAGAAGCCAAAATTGTCGGGATACTTAAATTTTAATTCTGATGCATATTCGTTTACTTGACGTGCGAGTTTGATGGCTTTCTCAGTCGCGTACTTTGATGGTACGGACAGGTATACCCCCGGGCTGGAGATGGACAAGGACGATTTCTCGATATCCTGGGCATCCATGAAGTTGAGATGTGCCTCGGGCGTCCATTCCTATCACCCCGTATAAGCATATCGCAGAGCCTTTCCAGGTGCTCGTAGGGATAAAAACTGACGGGAATCCCGGGCATGCCATCGGGCCCAGGTAAATGCCCAGCGTCTCTGAGCGCTTGCGCATAGAAGTCTGGGACGTAGTGCGCATGCACATCTATTTTTAGTTTTGAGGATTCCATCTTAGTGCCTGCCAGTGCGAGACTCAAAAGTTGGCCGACGATGAtgaagaagagaagaggCATGACTAGTTGTGGATTGAACTTAACGTTCCCGCCTTGGGCGAAGTTGGTGCCAATGCGAGATCAAAGCAGTAAGCTTAGTTGACATCTTCAGCTTAGGCACTTAGGCGAGCTGCAGTGATTATCAAATATATGTGAAGGACGCCAAGACACCAGCACATGTCTCCTGATCCGACGCCTTTCTACGCCGTTTCCTGCGCTGCGTCACAATGGCCAGGTTAGGTTGCTTTTGTCTCGCAGCAGCGCGCATAGCGGCAGATACGAGACGCCACGCTTACAACTGTCTAGCAGTCTTTCGCGCAAGTTCATTACTTACATGCAGCCGTGTCGATCGTCAGTTACAACGGTGGGGAGATGGGACGGGTCCCATCGACTTGCCAATTGGCTCTTTCTAAGACCAACGTCCACTTGCTCATGATGGCCATGTGCCGCATCTTCAGGGGTGGCATGATCGCGGAACAAAGTAATAGATTGCGCTTATCTTTGAAGCACTAATAATGGACGAGTTTGTCGATCAGGTCTCCCTCTTTATCTCATCATCATATGCTAGCCACCAATTCTACATTCCTTTCCGCTGGAAGCAATTTTTTCAGATCGCTCAATTCTCTTCTAGGCCAGGCCCTGTGAGTGGGCGATGGGAATGTTCGGTCCCATGACCACTTCTTTACCAAAGTCTCCTCGAGAGATCCGTCGAGCATCTGCACGACATACTTACCCAGGATGGGCAGGAACTTCCAGCCGTGAAAAGATCCGCAGGTTGCGACGTAGAGATTCTTGCTTGCAGAGTGTGGGGAGATGATAAAGTCTTCATCGGGCGTGACAGCCTCCCTAACACATGTATTAGCAAGATAATGCATCTTTCATCTTAACTCGAGTCCTTCAGGAGCTCCTATACATACCAACAGATACGATAGTTCTCGTTCTTGAATGTTTCGCTTCCTTTCCCAAACAGGCTCTTTCCAGCAAAGTCAACATCTTCTTTCAGAGTATCTGGTACCTCGAGCTGCGCATAGTCAACTGCCGGGGGAGGTGCAGATATCTGGCTTCCGTTTGCATGAGTCTGAGTGTTTCTGAAGATGATCTGACCCCAGAACTTCAAGGTCTTGTCTTCGGAATGGGGAACACTTCCGTTGCTTGCGCCTAGGATAAactttagtagttaaaacaCAGCGGGGATGAGTTGGAGCCAGCTCTTCCATACCTCTCGATGGCGGCACCATGGAGATGCCAACTGGCCCGTCGTAATAGTCCTTTGCATTCTCCCCAGAGACAGGCGTAAACCCCTCGGTAACAGCTGCTGCTACGAACCTGTCACCAGCTTGAAGATCTTTTCTTGCGGGTGCGCTATCAGCAAGCAACTTAGCCGTGTAAGCGCCTGTTGACAGAATAACTCGTGAGGCGGTAAGACTCTCGCCCTTTGACGTCTTGATACCGGTTGCAGCACCATCGTCATCGAACTCGATTTTTTCAACTTCTGCCTCAATGTACTTCACCCCGAGCTTCACAGCCTCTTCGATCGTTCTCTGCAATGCCTCCTTCGCCTCACCCCATCCACTATTCTTATTGACAAAGACCTCCTTCACATCAGTGAAATCAGCATCCTTGAAGATGCCGCCATACTGCTTCTTCGCCTCCTCGACAGAGAAAGAGAACAACCCAGAGTCGACTCCGAGCTTCTTGTAGTTCTCTTGCATTTGTTCTGCAAAGTTATTCGGCGAGACCCAGTAGACGCCGCTTTCGTGGTAGTATGATTTCCAGATCGGGTCCTCGGACCAGTACTTTTTGGCTTCGAGGCAGAGGCGCATGTACTCAATATCAACATAGTCGGCGCGCACAACCTTGTTCCAGTCCCAGGAGGCGGCGACGCGGATCGGGGCGTCATAGGCGTTACGGTCGACGAGGGTGATGCTGGCGTCGGGATAGGCGCGGACTAAGTGCAGGGCTGTGGAGGCGCCAAAAACGCCAGCGCCTATGATGAGGTATGACTCTGTCGAGGCGGCCATTTCTGCAATACGGAGGTGTGTTAGCTTGTTGATTTTGAGTCTGCGAAAATCAGACTAAAGACTATGTTCTCAATAAGTCCGAGTGAGTCGCATCTTGATCCCCGTTGTCGGACACTGCCCGCACTTCATCCCCATCTTATCTTCTGACGTCATGTGATCAAGTCGGCACGCAATCAACTTTGGGCCGAACAATCCCCACTGCAACGTGGAGCAGGTCACATTCATCAGTGTTGTCTCGAAGATATTGGTGGAGGTGTAAGTTCATAGCACTCCTGCCTTTGTCACGCCTCAGAGTTGGGCTCTATCCGGAATACCACGCTGGGGATGAGAAGTGAAGGAGTCTATTCATCTATGACTCTTTCCCCAACTATGGTAAGTGATCAACCCTTGGAATCCAGTGAGTAAATTGAGACTATCCCTCCATGTCGTCTGTAATGTCGTCGCCGTGGTCGGCGTTACCATTCAACCCTCAGTAATTACACAACAGTCTCCATGGTCTCAACAAGACTTTCAGGGTGGGACTTCCATTGTTCGCGAATGAGGCTCTTCGCTCCGCCTCCCATTTCGTTTCACCGCTGCTCATCCCACATTACATAGCCCCATCGTCTTAACTCTTCTAGCACAAACCCTCCAAAGACGTTGGAGTATTGTGCATTCCATAACAGGACCCACGCCAGCGGTGGTGAAAAAGGTGGCACGTTGTCACCCATGAACTTCATCGAAGTCTTGGCCCTTTCAAGTTTGTCCCTGGCAGGTGTTAGCCCCGAACTTCGATCATTGAATCTTGGGATTGGTATCCGCAGCGTTATCCTTCACCTCATCAAAAAGTCTGTCGTACTTGGATTTGATGAATAGCTAGATAGACCCAAACGCCTCTACGTCCCATGGATTAAAGATTCCGAAGAAAGTATTACGAATCTTATCACTCCGAAAGCCATAGGACTGCACACCCTTGTTTCGACCGAATAAATGGCAATACGTCTCGAAGCGGTAGATTGCCCTGTAGATGCGTATCTCCTCACTTCGGCTAAGACTTGTGACGTTGTCGGCTCCTGTTCTTGTCGGAATGGATGTCTCCCCCGACGTGAATTACGATACAGATGACACCACCTGCCGGAGGTTTCCAAGCGCCCAATTCGCGTACAGACGAGCGATGGGTCGAGTTACAGAAACATGAAAAGCCGCCATTCAGCGAATTTGACCGCCCCTTGCAATATTATGTTTCCCTGAGAGTACGGTATCATAATCTTCGGGCAGGAACCGTTCGCACATATCGTCTGTTCGCTTCGGTCTGAAAATTGCTACCCGAGACCTAAGGGTGGCGAAGGCGTCAATATAATACCAATCAAGCTCCTTGCTCAAACAAGTGAAAAACAGAGTATCGCGGGTCTTTCTATACTGTGCATGCAGCACAGGGGATGCATTTATAACACTATGAAGCGTCGGTAGATCCGGCATCCACGATAGAAGAAGAAACCGAAGCTCGGCTGGTAAAGATTCGAGACGAGAATTGGATTTTGAGTAATCGCAGACAGCCTTATTTTCGAAATGAGAAGAGACCTTCAGAGAGTCCGAAGCAGTCTCAGCTGTTAGGCCATCTGGATTAGATTCTTTCCCCAGCCAAGGAGTGGTCTCCAGGTGATTGGAAGTACCTTCCGTTTTTAGGTTACAACAGGACTTcggagaagaggaagagtcTTCAGTCTCCGAATAGGGAGAGTCGTTCGGGTGATCTGAGGCAAACGAATTGTCGAGACAAATGGATATTTCCAGCGGGCCACGAGCAATTCCTCCTATGAGGTAATAAGAGGACTTTCTCCGGTCTAGGTTAGTTTCGTGTCCAATGCGGGGTGAAGGGCCAAGAGGATCGGGCGGTCTGATCTTTGGGGTGATAAGAGAGCTTTGGGAAATCGACAATACTTTCGATTTTGACGTCAAGAATTTCCTCCATGCTCTCGGTCATTGTGTTCATTCTCTCTCCATCATCATTGCCACTTCGAATGCGGCAGGGTTCGCTGTCGTTGTCATCTTCTGTCGACATCGTTTGGCATCTTGGTAATAAAGCAAAGTCTTTAATCTGAACATGTGTATGAAGGAGGAAAACGATCCTATAGGGTACTTTGGCACAGtagaggagagagagagagagatcaAGATTCAGGTAATGGTGGGGTTGTGTTTGTGAAGAGGAAGAGATCGCGTTGCTGAGCCACTCGCTGAACTTCGAGTGGGCCAGTCTTGTTACACATATTGTCTCTTTGTAGCTTGGTGCGATAATACAAATTATGTCATACCAAGGGAGATAGCTTGCACTGCGATCTAGGCTCACAGTCCCAGCCACAGTCATCAGTTGACTGAGTTGCTTTGCCACCGACATCAGCACACTACATGTCGTCCGGGTTGGCTCTAAGCTATGTTGGGCAAAGAATCACTGACAAGACATCGTTCACATCTCATAGAGATGTCCAAGAGGCCTCGACATTCGACACCATGCATGTAGGAGCTCCGGTAGGCAGTGGCTAATGTGAACTCCGCACCTGTGAATCGTATTAATCTAAGAGTCCCGGTTGTATGAGTGAATAAGCGCCTCATCATGTAGTCAGTATCGTGCTGATTACATGTTATGATATGTTCTATTGGCGCGTGTGTAGAGCAAAGCTTCTCTGCATGTATTGTTCTTACATCAATACCCAATTAGGTACTCGGACTTGACATGGAAGCTTCACTGCCGACAATTTCCTCCGACTTTCTTTCACTTCTCAGATGAAATCAAGAAGATACCTTCTAAGCAACGACCTTTTTGTTCATAAGTGGCATCGATTTGAATGACCCGTAAACTTCATAGCAGCATTTGTTTCTCGACCCATGACAATCACCAATACCACACGTTACGCCATAAACTCGACCCAATGATATCTGCTGCCTGTTCTCCAAGCGCATAAGTGGCTACCTGTAGGTTCGCCGAGATAGGAACGGGGAACACGGACGTGTCGACGACACGAAGGCCCGATACCCCCATCACTCGTAGGTCGCTGTCTACGACAGTGCCCATGGCGGCTGTGCCGGCAGGATGATAACATCCACTACATGATAGACCGCGTCAGTAAGATCATGAAGCCGAAGAATGTTGTAGAAGTGTGAAGAAAGTAAGTATGCGAGGAAGTGACCTACCCAGTGTGACCGCGTACCAGGGCGTCGACCTCTTCATCGGTGGAATCCACCGTCAGTGGATGATCCGTTCCATCGCCGTCAATAATCTCTCGACCCATAATGGTCATGTTGGATGACATGAGCCTGACAGCCTCCCGTATCGTCTCTCGTGCGGCAAATCGGTCAAAGTTGGAACCCAGAAAATTCGGGTCGATAACAGGGTCGTCCTTGATATCGGCAGACTGGATCGAGACGGACCCGCGACCAGTGGTAATAAGAACGACGGAGACGAGCATGATGGCAGATCCGTCGGCTGAGATCCCGCTATATAAGAGTTGATGTGAGGAAACGGCACGGTCTCGATTCAGAAGTGGGTGCAGCATCGGGTTGGGGGAGATCCCGCCTTCGTCCTGTGCAATGGCGTCTGCGAGGCCTTTTCTGGGAAGCTTGGTGGCGGTAATGAAATCGCCGAAGCCGCCAAGATCGTACTGCGGCTGCTCAAA is a window encoding:
- a CDS encoding glycosyl hydrolase family 43 protein; translation: MPSLASVVVTLLQGLCVAVQAQTTITSTGNPIIADGTYYTADPAPLVVNNTIYILTGRDTAPASQNAFIMNEWEMLSSTDPRPSGAQWQLRTNIARPESVFKWAASGTAYASQIVQGPDKRFYLYAPVTQASTSNSDRFAIGVAVSANPWGPFTDAHPSGPILSQSVPSPGNTIQNIDPTVLLDDTGRVYLYWGTFGQLRGIELATDMVTTIGQAISVNSLTGFFEAPWLLKRQGTYYMLYAANNAGPDSPCTPTSYHACIAYGTASSPLGPWTFRGVMLDIVSSTTSHPGAFELNGQWYLVYHTRDATGGGHFRRSIALDSMTWDDNQSPPRINKVIQTRRAQPAAPATRNIATKATASSVNRTPIQYWIKSINDAWVPGNPLPPDYWCSYDGAASPQTNTLVLTWPLAVTLNGARMVLFADQPAGSNIGVPPPASWRIEYLNGSGAWIAVTATSAYPTAVTDNPAIVNFNQVSTKSIRAVLVASGGNGQFGGVGVKEFEALAPTAQ
- a CDS encoding FAD dependent oxidoreductase, which codes for MAASTESYLIIGAGVFGASTALHLVRAYPDASITLVDRNAYDAPIRVAASWDWNKVVRADYVDIEYMRLCLEAKKYWSEDPIWKSYYHESGVYWVSPNNFAEQMQENYKKLGVDSGLFSFSVEEAKKQYGGIFKDADFTDVKEVFVNKNSGWGEAKEALQRTIEEAVKLGVKYIEAEVEKIEFDDDGAATGIKTSKGESLTASRVILSTGAYTAKLLADSAPARKDLQAGDRFVAAAVTEGFTPVSGENAKDYYDGPVGISMVPPSRGASNGSVPHSEDKTLKFWGQIIFRNTQTHANGSQISAPPPAVDYAQLEVPDTLKEDVDFAGKSLFGKGSETFKNENYRICWEAVTPDEDFIISPHSASKNLYVATCGSFHGWKFLPILDVHAHYVPDFYAQALRDAGHLPGPDGMPGIPEWTPEAHLNFMDAQDIEKSSLSISSPGVYLSVPSKYATEKAIKLARQVNEYASELKFKYPDNFGFFASLPLPDVSASVEEIKYCFTQLDPKPDGIVLMSNFYGMYLGDPDLDPVYKALNEVNATIFEHPTTPCTEHNHLRFSIDGEDPGIAPPEWLTLNRPVAGRQGRAPTIDFPFDTARTFADLFYSKIPTRFPRIKWIMPHAGGGLVPTLDRIVSYSTPDVNLTESFMKATLAENFYFDLAGPWPVTWAISPLLRWVSYEKLLWGTDTPFTPWAMAEAGRVKFDQDIEEAFNDTSKVEAVRRSNAAKLFG